From the Kogia breviceps isolate mKogBre1 chromosome 3, mKogBre1 haplotype 1, whole genome shotgun sequence genome, one window contains:
- the MAP1A gene encoding microtubule-associated protein 1A isoform X1 — METEAGPWRPFDVAMETSPGLRLRSPGSLPAQNPAEPLCEAGAVVAAARWDLRKHSLLIVIGDIGTENQLRAVRAHLEQGILSWNIDLSSIDLNQQLRLFITRHLAHFSSEVKGQRTLCHQSEILETIVLVNPSADSISSEVHHLLSSPSAHKLLILSGQSLEPGGDLILQSGTYSYQNFAQVLHSPEIAQLLSNRDPGIQAFLTVSCLGEGDWSHLGLSSSQETLHLRLNPEPMLPTMDGVAEFSEYVSETVDVPSPFDLLEPPTSGGFLKLSKPCCYIFPGGRGDSALFAVNGFNILVDGGSDRKSCFWKLVRHLDRIDSVLLTHIGADNLPGINGLLQRKVAELEEEQSQGSSSYSDWVKNLISPELGVVFFNVPDKLRLPDASRKAKRSIEEACLTLQHLNRLGIQAEPLYRVVSNTIEPLTLFHKMGVGRLDMYVLNPVKDSKEMQFLMQKWAGNSKAKTGIVLANGKEAEISVPYLTSITALVVWLPANPTEKIVRVLFPGNAPQNKILEGLEKLRHLDFLRYPVATQKELATGAVPANLKPSKIKQRADSKESLKATTKTAVGKLAKREEMAEEGAKEARSELAKELVKTEKKVKESSEKPPEKPAKPERVRTESSEALKAEKRKLIKDKVGKKHLKEKISKLEEKKDKEKKEIKKERKELKKDEGRKEEKKDAKKEEKKKDTKPEVKKISKPDLKPFTPEVRKTLYKAKAPGRVKTEKSRAARGEKELCSEPRTPPAQKGAAFPTRELALSSPEDLTQDFEELKREETGLLAEQRDTGLGEKPLPPDTAEEGLPSTVAPGAPPSVTGLEPEEPVIKEKEAVPDIPEEQGSKDRGPDSGAERERAPWEEKKAKESEGLPDRTEAREESEPEVKEDVIEKAELEEMEELHPSDEEEEEETKAEGFYQKHMQEALKVTPRGREALGGQELGLQGKAPEKETSSFLSSLATPAGATEHVSYIQDETIPGYSETEQTISDEEIHDEPEERAAPPRFPTGTYDLPGPEGPGPFEASQPADNAVPTTPSKGYGAPESELTYPPNMVAAPLAEEEHVSSATSITECDKLSSFATSVAEDQSVASLTAPQTEETGKSSLLLDTVTSIPSSHTEATQGLDYVPSAGTISPTSSLEEDKGFKSPPCEEFSVTGESEKRGEIVRRGLSGERAVEEEEEEEEEETANVQVSEKLHGQYEPLMYAAPGHTLHPGEPAIGEVEERCLSPDDSTVKMASPPPSGPPSATHTPFHQSPVEENSEPQDFQEADSWGDTKRTPGVGKEDAVEGTVKPGPEEGTPEEEGKLPPPRSPQAQEAHISVVGGHAGCTVQLLPEQDKAIVFETVEAGEPTGPILETEALPRDLRTSHQEPGEPQKDELLQFLDRGLSPEEVESLSVLSVVSPDIANQEAIPRSPCGLTEQHLHKDLWPQVSPDDTRSLSLSEESPSKETSLDISSKQLSPESLGTLQFGELTLGKEENGPLMQTEDTSHRLAPVSIPEARAATVSPPTDGTSGYAAQADVTDESPDGKLPASSFSHSTLLGDGKHSPGMITSPGEHILTPDSSLTRSPESLPSPAMEDIAMEWEGKVPELKERPPEKKEKGPEPKDEVLQQKDKSLEQKGTAIYGKDEVLEEKDKAVEQQDKALEEKGRDSEHRDTALEQKDKALEGKDKDLEPKDRDLEPKDKTLEQEDKVPGEKDELLEQKVRDSEHKHKVPEDKVPELKGKALEQKDEAPEQDKVPEQKDKALEKKDQALEQKYLALEQKGEALEQNIKAVEQKDKILEEKDKTQEQESPVQEDKTMTLKEKILEEKSPEKVKAVGQKEEALLEKTKALGLEKSPVQEDKAPEQDERYWKEQDVVQEWQETSPARGEPVGEQKEPARTWEDTSPEQEDRYWRGREDVVLEQDTYWRELSCERKVWFPHELGGQGARPRFTEERESTFLDEGPDDEQEVAPLEHTPKSPWASDFKGFQEPSPQKELEVERWLAESPVGLPPEEEDKLTRSPFEIISPPGSPPEMVGQRVPPATGQESPIPDPKPMPPMRNEPTTPSWLADIPPWVPKDRPLPPAPLSPAPAPPTPAPQPLTPAPFSWDTAEYDSVVAAVQDGAAELEGGPYSPLGKDYRKAEGEREEEGGVGVPDSSPRRSKVPEASESHASKEPEPAEPEQREPTPYPDERSFQYADIYEQMMLTGLGPACPTREPPLGAAGDWPPHISTKEEAAGRSTSAEKELSSPVSPHHLQFDTPTFSYAALAGPAVPPKQEPEPGPSVDPSLIPPAIPPRAPIPQSKGPSPPLNGNILSRSPDRRTPSPKEPGRGHWDDSTSDLELEKGAREQPEKEAQSPSPPQPMPAGPSTLWPESEAHTSPSSDSHLGPTRPSLDFPASAFGFSSLQPAPPQLPSPAEPRSAPCGSLAFSGDRALALAPGHPPRARHDEYLEVTKAPSLDSSLPQLPSPSSPGAPLSSLPQPASPALSEGSSSEATTPVISSVAERFPPGLEAAEQGSVELVPGIEPAAHGLWDITPLSPAPPASLDLAPPLAPSLPGDMDEGTLPCRLECSGAATKKPSPLQGPSRDRATNGPTETSPKPPGPAPAEAEKGKAEACPAWERGAWPEGAERSSRPDTLLSPEQPLCPGGSSGDHPRSVSPEMEAGPQGCVAEPRPHRGELSPSFLNPPLPQSTDDSDLLTEEARLVGRGGRRRVGAAGATGGPCPVADETPPTSVSDSGSSQSDSDVPPETEECPSITAEAALDSDEDGDFLPVDKAGGFSGTHHPRPGHDPPPIPQPDPRPSPPRPDVCMADPEGLSSESGRVERLREKKTQGRVGRRAPGRAKPASPAQRLDLRGKRSPTPGKGTADRASRVPPRPRSTPSQVTPAEEKDGHSPMSKGLVNGLKAGPTALGSKGGSGPPVYVDLAYIPNHCSGKTADLDFFRRVRASYYVVSGNDPANGEPSRAVLDALLEGKAQWGENLQVTLIPTHDTEVTREWYQQTHEQQQQLNVLVLASSSTVVMQDESFPACKIEF, encoded by the exons GCCAGAGGACCCTCTGCCACCAGAGTGAGATCCTAGAGACCATCGTCCTGGTAAACCCCAGTGCCGACAGCATCAGCTCCGAG GTTCACCACCTCCTTAGCAGCCCATCAGCTCACAAACTACTGATCTTGAGTGGGCAAAGTTTAGAGCCTGGGGGAGACCTCATCCTACAGAGTGGCACCTACTCCTATCAAAACTTTGCCCAGGTCCTTCACAGCCCAGAG ATTGCCCAATTGCTCAGCAATAGAGACCCTGGGATCCAGGCTTTCCTCACTGTGTCCTGCTTAGGGGAAGGTGATTGGAGCCACCTGGGACTATCCAGTTCCCAAGAGACCCTGCACCTCCGGCTAAACCCTGAGCCCATGCTGCCCACCATGGATGGCGTGGCTGAGTTCTCTGAGTACGTCTCTGAGACCGTGGATGTGCCATCCCCCTTTGACCTGCTGGAGCCCCCCACCTCAGGGGGCTTCCTCAAGCTCTCCAAGCCATGCTGCTACATCTTCCCTGGCGGCCGCGGGGACTCTGCCCTCTTTGCCGTGAATGGTTTCAACATCCTGGTGGATGGTGGCTCTGATCGCAAGTCCTGCTTCTGGAAGCTGGTGCGGCACCTGGACCGCATTGACTCCGTGCTGCTCACACACATCGGGGCAGACAACCTGCCAGGCATCAACGGACTCCTGCAGCGCAAAGTGGCAGAACTGGAGGAGGAGCAGTCTCAGGGCTCTAGCAGCTACAGTGACTGGGTGAAGAACCTCATCTCCCCCGAGCTTGGAGTCGTCTTCTTCAACGTGCCTGATAAGCTGCGGCTGCCTGATGCCTCACGGAAGGCCAAGCGCAGCATTGAGGAGGCCTGCCTCACTCTGCAGCACTTAAACCGCCTAGGCATCCAGGCCGAGCCCCTCTACCGTGTGGTCAGCAACACCATCGAGCCGCTGACCCTCTTCCACAAGATGGGTGTGGGCCGCCTGGACATGTACGTCCTCAACCCTGTCAAGGATAGCAAGGAGATGCAGTTCCTCATGCAAAAGTGGGCAGGCAACAGTAAAGCTAAGACAGGCATTGTGCTGGCTAATGGGAAGGAGGCTGAGATCTCGGTGCCCTACCTGACCTCCATCACTGCTCTGGTGGTCTGGCTACCAGCCAACCCCACTGAGAAGATTGTGCGCGTGCTTTTTCCAGGGAATGCGCCCCAGAACAAGATCTTGGAGGGCCTGGAAAAGCTTCGACACCTGGACTTCCTGCGCTACCCCGTGGCCACGCAGAAGGAGCTGGCCACTGGGGCTGTGCCTGCCAACCTCAAACCCAGCAAAATCAAACAGCGGGCTGATAGCAAGGAGAGCCTCAAGGCCACAACCAAGACAGCCGTGGGCAAGCTGGCCAAACGGGAGGAGATGGCTGAAGAGGGAGCCAAGGAGGCCCGCTCAGAACTGGCCAAGGAGTTAGTCAAGACAGAGAAGAAGGTAAAGGAGTCATCTGAGAAGCCCCCAGAGAAGCCTGCCAAGCCTGAGAGGGTGAGGACAGAGTCGAGTGAGGCACTGAAGGCAGAGAAGCGAAAGCTGATCAAAGACAAGGTGGGGAAGAAGCACCTGAAAGAAAAGATATCAaagctggaagagaaaaaagacaaagagaagaaagagatcaagaaggagaggaaggagctcaagaaggatgaaggaaggaaggaggaaaagaaggatgccaagaaggaggagaagaagaaagatacCAAACCTGAGGTCAAAAAGATTTCCAAGCCAGACCTGAAGCCCTTTACCCCTGAGGTACGTAAGACCCTCTACAAAGCCAAGGCCCCCGGCAGAGTCAAGACGGAGAAGAGCCGGGCTGCCCGTGGGGAGAAGGAGCTGTGCTCTGAGCCCCGGACACCCCCAGCCCAAAAGGGGGCTGCATTCCCAACAAGGGAGCTGGCCCTGTCTTCACCAGAGGATCTCACACAGGACTTCGAGGAGTTGAAGCGTGAGGAGACGGGGTTGCTGGCTGAACAAAGGGACACAGGACTAGGAGAGAAACCACTCCCCCCAGACACTGCAGAGGAGGGACTCCCAAGCACAGTGGCCCCGGGGGCACCACCCTCTGTCACAGGGCTGGAACCAGAAGAGCCTGTGATAAAGGAGAAAGAGGCTGTCCCAGACATCCCTGAGGAACAAGGCAGCAAGGACAGAGGCCCAGACTCTGGGGCTGAGAGAGAGCGAGCCCCCTGGGAGGAAAAGAAGGCAAAGGAATCAGAGGGGCTCCCCGACAGAACAGAAGCCAGAGAGGAAAGTGAACCTGAGGTAAAGGAGGACGTGATAGAGAAGGCCGAGTTAGAGGAAATGGAGGAGCTGCACCCTTCAgacgaggaggaagaggaagagacaaaggCTGAGGGTTTTTACCAAAAACATATGCAAGAAGCCTTGAAGGTAACGCCAAGGGGCAGGGAGGCTCTTGGGGGCCAGGAATTAGGACTCCAAGGTAAGGCCCCTGAGAAGGAGACCTCGTCATTCCTAAGTAGCCTGGCCACCCCTGCAGGAGCCACTGAGCACGTCTCTTACATCCAGGACGAGACAATCCCTGGTTACTCAGAGACCGAGCAGACTATCTCAGATGAGGAGATCCATGATGAGCCAGAGGAGCGCGCAGCTCCACCTAGATTTCCTACAGGTACCTATGACCTCCCTGGGCCTGAAGGTCCTGGCCCATTTGAGGCTAGCCAGCCTGCAGACAATGCTGTTCCCACCACCCCCAGCAAAGGCTATGGAGCGCCAGAGTCGGAACTCACCTACCCCCCCAACATGGTGGCCGCCCCTCTGGCTGAAGAGGAGCATGTGTCCTCAGCTACTTCAATCACTGAGTGTGACAAGCTTTCTTCCTTTGCCACATCCGTGGCTGAGGACCAGTCTGTGGCTTCACTCACAGCTCCCCAGACAGAGGAGACAGGCAAGAGCTCCCTGCTGCTTGACACAGTCACAAGCATCCCCTCCTCCCACACGGAAGCCACTCAGGGCCTGGACTACGTGCCATCAGCTGGTACCATCTCACCCACCTCCTCACTGGAAGAAGACAAAGGTTTCAAATCACCACCCTGTGAGGAGTTCTCTGTGACTGGGGAgtcagagaagagaggagagattgTACGGAGAGGCTTGTCTGGAGAGAGAGCcgtggaagaggaagaggaagaggaagaggaggagactgCAAATGTACAGGTGTCCGAGAAACTTCACGGTCAGTATGAACCCCTGATGTATGCTGCCCCTGGGCACACCCTACATCCAGGGGAACCAGCCATTGGAGAAGTGGAGGAGCGCTGCCTCAGCCCAGATGACAGCACAGTGAAGATGGCCTCTCCCCCACCATCTGGCCCACCCAGTGCCACCCACACGCCCTTTCATCAGTCCCCAGTGGAAGAAAACTCTGAGCCCCAAGACTTTCAGGAAGCAGACTCCTGGGGAGATACTAAGCGTACACCAGGTGTGGGCAAGGAAGATGCTGTAGAAGGGACGGTCAAGCCAGGGCCTGAAGAGGGCACaccagaggaggagggaaagctGCCTCCTCCCAGGAGCCCCCAGGCCCAGGAAGCACACATCAGCGTTGTTGGAGGACATGCAGGCTGCACCGTCCAACTGCTGCCAGAACAGGACAAAGCAATAGTCTTTGAGACCGTGGAGGCGGGAGAGCCCACAGGGCCGATTCTGGAAACAGAAGCCCTTCCCAGAGATTTGAGAACATCACACCAAGAACCTGGTGAACCTCAGAAAGATGAGTTGCTCCAGTTTCTTGACCGAGGCCTCTCCCCTGAAGAGGTGGAGTCCCTCTCTGTCCTCAGCGTGGTCTCCCCAGACATTGCCAACCAAGAAGCCATCCCTAGGTCTCCCTGTGGCCTGACAGAGCAGCACCTACACAAAGACCTTTGGCCACAGGTATCTCCAGATGACACCCGGTCGCTTTCTCTCTCAGAAGAGAGTCCCAGCAAGGAGACCTCTCTGGATATCTCTTCTAAGCAGCTGTCTCCAGAAAGCCTTGGCACCCTCCAGTTTGGGGAACTAAcccttggaaaggaagaaaacggTCCTCTGATGCAGACTGAGGACACCTCTCACCGCCTAGCCCCTGTGTCTATTCCAGAAGCCCGTGCAGCCACAGTGTCACCTCCCACAGATGGGACCAGTGGATATGCTGCACAGGCAGACGTCACAGATGAGAGCCCTGACGGAAAATTACCTGCCAGCTCCTTCTCTCACTCTACACTGTTGGGAGATGGGAAGCACTCACCTGGAATGATCACAAGCCCTGGTGAACACATTCTGACACCTGATAGCTCCCTCACCAGGAGTCCTGAGTCCTTGCCAAGCCCTGCCATGGAGGATATTGCCATGGAGTGGGAAGGTAAAGTTCCAGAGTTGAAAGAGAGACCcccagagaagaaggagaagggacCTGAGCCAAAGGATGAAGTCCTACAGCAGAAGGACAAAAGTCTGGAGCAGAAGGGCACAGCCATCTATGGGAAAGATGAGgttctggaagaaaaggacaaggcTGTGGAACAGCAGGATAAGGCtttggaagaaaaaggaagagactcAGAACATAGGGACACAGCCCTGGAACAAAAGGACAAGGCCCTGGAAGGAAAAGACAAAGACTTAGAACCTAAAGACAGAGACTTAGAACCAAAAGACAAAACCTTGGAACAGGAGGACAAGGTCCCAGGAGAGAAAGATGAACTCTTAGAACAAAAAGTCAGAGACTCTGAACATAAACACAAGGTTCCAGAGGACAAGGTCCCTGAACTGAAGGGCAAGGCCTTAGAACAGAAAGATGAAGCCCCTGAGCAGGACAAGGTCCCAGAACAGAAGGACAAGGCCTTAGAAAAGAAGGACCAGGCTTTAGAACAAAAATACTTGGCCCTAGAACAGAAGGGTGAAGCTCTGGAACAAAACATTAAGGCTGTTGAACAAAAAGACAAGATTCTGGAAGAGAAGGACAAAACTCAGGAGCAGGAAAGTCCTGTGCAGGAGGATAAAACCATGACACTAAAGGAGAAGATCCTAGAGGAAAAATCTCCAGAAAAAGTCAAGGCTGTGGGACAGAAGGAAGAAGCTCTGCTGGAGAAGACCAAAGCTCTGGGTCTGGAAAAGAGCCCAGTGCAGGAGGACAAGGCCCCGGAGCAGGATGAGAGGTACTGGAAGGAGCAGGACGTGGTCCAGGAGTGGCAAGAAACATCTCCAGCCAGAGGAGAGCCAGTTGGAGAACAGAAGGAGCCTGCCCGGACATGGGAGGACACATCTCCTGAGCAGGAGGACAGGTACTGGAGGGGCAGAGAGGATGTGGTCCTGGAACAGGACACATACTGGAGGGAGCTGAGCTGTGAGCGGAAGGTCTGGTTCCCTCATGAGCTGGGTGGCCAGGGGGCCCGGCCACGGTTCACAGAAGAGCGGGAGAGCACTTTCCTCGATGAGGGGCCGGATGATGAGCAGGAAGTGGCCCCCTTGGAGCATACACCCAAGAGTCCCTGGGCCTCAGACTTTAAGGGCTTCCAGGAGCCCTCACCACAGAAGGAGCTGGAGGTGGAGCGCTGGCTTGCTGAGTCACCAGTTGGGCTGCCACCAGAGGAAGAGGACAAGCTGACTCGCTCCCCTTTTGAGATCATCTCTCCTCCGGGCTCCCCACCTGAGATGGTTGGACAGAGGGTTCCACCGGCCACAGGACAAGAGAGCCCTATCCCAGATCCTAAGCCCATGCCACCCATGAGGAATGAGCCCACCACCCCCTCATGGCTGGCTGACATCCCACCATGGGTGCCCAAGGAcagacccctgccccctgcacctctctccccagctccagcTCCCCCAACACCTGCCCCACAGCCACTCACTCCTGCGCCCTTCTCTTGGGACACAGCTGAGTATGACAGTGTGgtggctgcagtgcaggatggggCAGCTGAGTTGGAAGGCGGGCCGTACTCCCCCCTAGGGAAGGACTACCGCAAGgctgaaggggaaagggaagaagaaggtGGGGTTGGGGTTCCCGACAGCAGCCCCCGCAGGTCAAAGGTCCCAGAGGCCAGCGAGAGCCATGCCTCTAAGGAGCCCGAGCCGGCCGAGCCAGAGCAGAGAGAGCCCACACCCTATCCCGATGAGCGAAGCTTCCAGTATGCAGACATCTATGAGCAGATGATGCTCACTGGACTGGGCCCTGCATGCCCCACTAGAGAGCCTCCGCTTGGAGCAGCTGGGGATTGGCCCCCACACATCTCAACCAAGGAGGAGGCTGCTGGCCGAAGCACATCTGCAGAAAAGGAGCTTTCGTCTCCTGTCTCACCCCATCACCTCCAATTCGACACTCCAACCTTCAGCTATGCAGCTCTGGCGGGACCCGCCGTACCCCCCAAGCAGGAGCCTGAGCCAGGGCCAAGCGTGGATCCCAGCCTCATCCCACCTGCAATACCCCCCCGTGCTCCTATCCCCCAGAGCAAAGGCCCAAGCCCCCCACTTAATGGTAACATCCTGAGCCGTAGCCCAGATAGGAGAACCCCATCCCCCAAGGAACCAGGCCGTGGTCACTGGGATGACAGCACGAGTGACTTGGAGCTGGAGAAGGGGGCTCGGGAGCAGCCTGAGAAAGAGGCCCAGTCCCCAAGTCCCCCGCAACCCATGCCTGCAGGTCCCTCCACCCTGTGGCCTGAAAGTGAGGCACATACCAGCCCTTCCTCGGACTCACACCTGGGTCCTACCCGACCCAGTCTGGACTTCCCTGCATCAGCCTTTGGCTTCTCCTCATTGCAGCCAGCTCCTCCACAGCTGCCCTCTCCAGCGGAACCCCGCTCAGCACCCTGTGGGTCCCTTGCCTTCTCTGGTGACCGAGCTTTGGCTTTGGCTCCAGGGCACCCCCCCAGAGCCCGGCATGATGAGTACCTAGAAGTAACCAAGGCCCCCAGCCTGGACTCTTCACTGCCCCAGCTCCCATCACCCAGCTCTCCTGGGGCCCCTCTCTCCAGTCTGCCGCAACCTGCCTCACCAGCCCTATCTGAGGGCTCCTCTTCTGAGGCCACCACACCTGTGATTTCGAGTGTGGCTGAGCGCTTCCCTCCCGGCCTGGAGGCTGCAGAACAAGGGTCTGTAGAGCTGGTCCCAGGAATTGAACCAGCTGCCCACGGCCTCTGGGACATCACTCCTCTGAGCCCAGCACCTCCAGCTTCactggacttggccccacctctggctcCAAGCCTGCCTGGAGACATGGATGAGGGTACCCTGCCCTGCCGCCTGGAGTGCTCAGgggcagccaccaagaagccaagCCCCTTGCAGGGCCCCTCCAGGGATCGTGCCACCAATGGCCCAACTGAAACCAGCCCCaagcccccaggccctgccccagctgaggctgagaaaggaaAGGCTGAGGCCTGCCCGGCCTGGGAACGTGGGGCCTGGCCTGAGGGAGCCGAGAGGAGCTCCAGGCCTGACACGCTGCTCTCTCCTGAGCAGCCACTGTGCCCTGGAGGGTCCTCTGGAGACCATCCTAGAAGTGTCTCCCCTGAGATGGAGGCTGGGCCCCAGGGATGTGTTGCTGAGCCCCGGCCCCATCGTGGGGAGCTCTCTCCATCCTTCCTGAACCCACCTCTGCCTCAATCTACGGATGACAGTGACCTGTTAACTGAGGAAGCTCGGCTGGTAGGGAGAGGGGGGCGGCGTCGGGTGGGGGCTGCAGGGGCCACAGGGGGCCCCTGCCCCGTGGCAGATGAGACACCCCCGACGTCAGTCAGCGACTCGGGCTCCTCACAGTCAGATTCTGACGTTCCACCAGAAACTGAGGAGTGTCCATCCATCACAGCTGAGGCAGCCCTCGACTCAGATGAAGATGGGGACTTCCTGCCTGTGGACAAAGCTGGTGGGTTTAGTGGGACTCACCATCCCAGACCTGGCCATGACCCACCCCCTATCCCCCAGCCAGACCCTCGCCCATCCCCTCCACGTCCTGACGTGTGTATGGCTGACCCCGAGGGGCTCAGCTCAGAGTCTGGAAGGGTAGAGAGGCTACGGGAGAAGAAGACACAGGGGAGAGTCGGCCGCAGGGCTCCAGGCAGGGCCAAGCCAGCGTCTCCTGCCCAGCGTCTGGATCTTCGGGGAAAACGCTCACCCACCCCTGGTAAAGGGACTGCAGATCGAGCATCCCGGGTGCCACCCCGACCACGCAGCACTCCAAGCCAGGTCACCCCAGCAGAGGAAAAGGATGGACACAGCCCCATGTCCAAAGGCCTAGTCAATGGACTCAAGGCAGGACCAA CGGCCTTGGGTTCCAAGGGCGGCTCTGGCCCCCCTGTATATGTGGATCTTGCCTATATCCCGAATCATTGCAGTGGCAAGACTGCTGACCTTGACTTCTTCCGACGAGTGCGTGCATCCTACTATGTGGTCAGTGGGAATGACCCTGCCAATGGCGAGCCGAGCCGGGCTGTGCTGGACGCCCTGCTGGAGGGCAAGGCCCAGTGGGGGGAGAATCTTCAG GTAACTCTGATCCCTACTCACGACACGGAGGTGACTCGTGAGTGGTACCAGCAGACTCATGAGCAGCAGCAACAACTGAACGTTCTGGTCCTGGCGAGCAGCAGCACCGTGGTCATGCAGGATGAGTCCTTCCCAGCCTGCAAGATTGAGTTCTGA